A single window of uncultured Methanospirillum sp. DNA harbors:
- a CDS encoding CheB methylesterase domain-containing protein, translating into MKIAIIGSSTGGPHILEEILTGFPVAQAAIIIVQHLPGAFTQTFRSHVAGMTRMDVILADAGVKLEEGKIYIAPAGRHLVLEQNRTIQLDDGEKLHGVKPSIDRTMLSLQRIDGDRLLGVVLTGMGQDGAAGITHIRSLGGYTIVQDPVTAPIRSMPQAALDTGKVREILSPKEITKVLKKFGSGYLV; encoded by the coding sequence ATGAAGATAGCGATTATAGGTTCTTCTACCGGTGGACCTCATATCCTTGAAGAGATCCTGACCGGGTTTCCCGTTGCCCAGGCTGCCATCATTATCGTACAGCATCTTCCCGGTGCATTTACCCAGACATTCAGAAGCCACGTCGCGGGTATGACCCGGATGGACGTTATTCTTGCAGACGCCGGAGTAAAACTTGAAGAGGGGAAGATCTATATTGCACCTGCAGGCAGACACCTGGTCCTGGAGCAGAACCGTACGATCCAGCTTGACGACGGCGAGAAACTGCATGGGGTGAAACCATCGATCGATCGGACGATGCTCTCTCTTCAGCGAATCGACGGGGACCGGTTGCTCGGGGTCGTACTCACTGGGATGGGTCAGGATGGCGCTGCCGGTATTACCCATATCAGATCGCTCGGTGGGTATACCATTGTGCAGGACCCTGTAACAGCCCCTATCAGAAGTATGCCTCAGGCAGCCCTTGATACCGGGAAGGTCAGGGAGATCCTCTCCCCTAAGGAGATCACAAAGGTCCTGAAAAAATTTGGATCAGGCTATCTAGTCTGA
- a CDS encoding site-specific DNA-methyltransferase: protein MGRRRKIEEIDGYLKLTVKVDRQISVEELAFIRALNHSLPPQDLKFSIEGALVCAYLASFDPDSFNAILEETREKTGIEEWYAQEGHSNPVGLLLKQILSIGSYGIRYGKRIYIGYADERKVSDRKEKESTRGVHYYARDHQFSQARNLVPEGIENTIICGDSEEILRSLPDNCIDLIITSPPYNFGMEYDKTDDGVDWNAYLDKLFRVFAEGIRVLAYGGRFIVNVQPLFSDYIPLHHLISSFFMEQKMIWKGEILWEKNNYNCKYTSWGSWKSPSSPYLKYTWEFIEVFCKGDLKKTGRKEDIDITDEEFKSWVVAKWSIGPERRMKQYDHPAMFPEDLVERCMKLFSFKNDIVLDPFSGAGTTATVATRLGRRYIGIDVSEEYCITARERVAKEKRSGIQSSLI, encoded by the coding sequence ATGGGTCGTCGGAGGAAAATCGAAGAGATTGACGGGTATCTCAAACTGACCGTGAAGGTAGATCGCCAGATATCAGTTGAAGAGTTGGCATTCATCAGGGCACTGAACCACTCTCTCCCACCACAGGACCTGAAGTTTTCGATAGAAGGTGCTCTCGTCTGTGCATATCTGGCATCGTTTGATCCCGACTCCTTTAACGCGATTCTGGAGGAAACCAGGGAGAAGACCGGTATTGAAGAATGGTATGCACAGGAAGGTCACTCCAATCCGGTGGGCTTACTCCTGAAACAGATCCTTTCAATCGGGAGTTATGGAATCAGGTACGGAAAGCGGATCTATATCGGATATGCAGATGAGCGGAAGGTTTCAGACAGGAAAGAGAAGGAATCTACGCGGGGAGTCCATTATTACGCCCGGGATCATCAGTTCTCGCAGGCACGAAACCTTGTTCCGGAAGGCATTGAAAACACGATCATCTGTGGAGACAGTGAAGAGATTCTGCGGTCACTTCCTGACAACTGTATAGATCTGATCATCACCTCACCACCGTACAACTTCGGGATGGAGTACGACAAGACCGATGACGGGGTCGACTGGAATGCATACCTTGACAAGCTCTTCAGGGTGTTTGCAGAAGGAATCCGCGTACTCGCGTACGGGGGGAGGTTCATCGTCAATGTCCAGCCGCTCTTCTCTGATTATATCCCTCTTCATCATCTCATATCCTCGTTTTTCATGGAGCAGAAGATGATCTGGAAAGGCGAGATCCTCTGGGAGAAGAACAACTACAACTGCAAGTACACCTCGTGGGGTAGTTGGAAGAGTCCGTCAAGTCCGTACCTGAAGTATACCTGGGAATTTATCGAGGTATTCTGCAAAGGCGATCTCAAAAAAACTGGTCGAAAAGAGGATATTGATATCACCGACGAGGAGTTCAAGTCATGGGTTGTGGCGAAGTGGTCGATAGGTCCTGAACGCAGGATGAAACAGTACGATCACCCTGCTATGTTTCCTGAGGATCTGGTTGAACGGTGCATGAAACTCTTCTCGTTTAAAAACGATATCGTGCTTGACCCGTTCAGTGGGGCAGGTACCACCGCTACGGTTGCAACCCGGCTTGGCAGGAGGTACATCGGCATCGACGTATCAGAGGAGTACTGTATAACCGCACGGGAGCGGGTGGCAAAAGAGAAGAGAAGCGGGATTCAGTCAAGTCTCATCTGA
- the cbiQ gene encoding cobalt ECF transporter T component CbiQ → MIDELTAIEWDASRSSFTHNLDARVKLLLVLLMIVLVVSYPLSWGVIYITVPFGLIIAGLWTLSTLPVKTYLTRFVMTLPFGFFIIFFQIFFKNSHYQTATEVPLPFPFFPVYYESVEFATLLLIKFLLCISAILLLSSTTPVQELLKAGRRLGLPSVMALSLGMMIRYLFLFATMFTQIHHALQGRNFDPWAKNLPYQYRLKTLGYAMGVLFLRAYEQGERTYSAMLCRGYGSHALDHLPKKPLTHIDLVVFSTLGIAMPAIAAASYLMHG, encoded by the coding sequence ATGATAGACGAACTGACTGCGATAGAATGGGATGCTTCCCGCAGTTCATTCACCCATAATCTTGATGCACGGGTTAAGCTTCTCCTTGTCCTGCTGATGATCGTTCTGGTTGTCTCGTACCCGCTCTCCTGGGGGGTTATCTATATCACAGTCCCATTCGGCCTGATAATTGCCGGACTCTGGACCCTCTCAACCCTGCCGGTGAAGACCTATCTCACCAGGTTTGTCATGACCCTGCCGTTCGGATTCTTCATCATATTCTTCCAGATATTCTTCAAAAACAGCCACTACCAGACAGCAACAGAAGTGCCACTTCCATTCCCGTTCTTCCCCGTGTATTACGAATCGGTCGAGTTCGCAACCCTGCTGCTCATCAAGTTCCTTCTCTGCATCAGTGCCATTCTGCTCCTCTCCTCCACCACACCGGTGCAGGAACTGCTCAAGGCAGGACGAAGGCTCGGCCTTCCATCAGTGATGGCCCTCTCACTCGGAATGATGATCAGATACCTCTTCCTGTTTGCAACTATGTTCACCCAGATCCACCACGCTCTCCAGGGAAGGAACTTTGATCCCTGGGCCAAAAACCTCCCATACCAATACAGGCTCAAGACACTCGGATATGCGATGGGAGTTCTCTTTCTCAGGGCTTACGAACAGGGTGAACGCACCTACTCTGCAATGCTCTGCCGGGGGTATGGAAGTCATGCTCTTGATCATTTGCCAAAAAAACCCTTAACTCATATCGATCTGGTTGTGTTCTCAACGCTTGGAATCGCAATGCCTGCAATTGCAGCAGCCTCATACCTCATGCATGGATAA
- the nikR gene encoding nickel-responsive transcriptional regulator NikR, translating into MPDLLSDHEVEELQENDLSRIGVSLPSNLLNSFDQILKTRGYSSRSEGIRDAIRSYIRYYKWMADITGPRQGVITIVYDHHQRGLIASITDIQHDYMGLIQASLHSHVSHSRCVEVLLVRGDAKEVKEVAERLMAQKGVETVKLTTIPLEG; encoded by the coding sequence ATGCCTGACTTACTATCTGATCATGAAGTCGAAGAACTCCAGGAGAACGATCTCTCACGTATCGGAGTTTCTCTTCCATCAAATCTTCTCAACAGCTTTGATCAGATCCTGAAAACCAGGGGCTACTCATCCAGATCAGAAGGGATCAGGGATGCTATCAGATCCTATATCAGGTATTACAAGTGGATGGCTGACATCACCGGTCCACGCCAGGGAGTTATTACCATCGTATATGATCATCATCAGCGTGGACTTATCGCCTCGATAACCGATATTCAGCATGATTACATGGGTCTGATACAGGCATCGCTTCACTCCCATGTCTCGCACAGCCGCTGTGTCGAGGTCCTGCTTGTGAGGGGAGATGCGAAAGAGGTCAAAGAGGTGGCAGAACGCCTGATGGCACAAAAAGGTGTCGAGACCGTCAAACTCACGACAATTCCACTGGAAGGGTAG
- a CDS encoding ATP-binding cassette domain-containing protein — MNILETRSITYEYHGGITALHNVSVSVPRNGCVALLGSNGAGKSTLMKHFNGIITPKSGEVLVDGERVSKENLRLVRQKIGMVFQNPDDQIFAPTVREDIAFGPTNLSLPLEVIQERVQQSLQLLEIEHLADRPPHHLSGGEKKRVAIAGILAMNPEILVLDEPTSGLDPVGIRELIDLLRRLVQTRRISLMFSTHHVDLVPDLARYVYVMHAGEVIGQGTVEEIFADVSLLSRARLDVPILTRLVTSLQSKGVPIKAGYRFEDVEQALFSLITDKPGTR; from the coding sequence ATGAATATTCTAGAGACACGGTCGATCACGTACGAATATCATGGTGGCATAACTGCCCTTCATAACGTGTCAGTCTCCGTGCCTCGCAACGGATGTGTTGCCCTGCTGGGATCCAACGGAGCAGGCAAAAGCACGCTGATGAAGCATTTCAACGGGATCATCACCCCTAAAAGCGGCGAAGTACTGGTAGACGGAGAACGAGTCTCAAAAGAGAATCTGCGTCTTGTCAGGCAGAAGATCGGTATGGTCTTCCAGAACCCTGACGACCAGATCTTTGCTCCGACTGTCAGGGAGGATATCGCCTTTGGCCCTACCAACCTGAGTCTACCTCTTGAAGTGATTCAGGAGAGGGTGCAGCAGTCGCTCCAGCTCCTTGAGATCGAGCATCTTGCCGACCGGCCGCCTCATCATCTTTCAGGAGGGGAGAAGAAGCGGGTTGCCATTGCGGGAATTCTTGCCATGAACCCTGAGATCCTTGTCCTTGATGAGCCAACCTCAGGCCTTGACCCAGTTGGTATCAGGGAACTTATCGACCTGCTGCGAAGACTTGTTCAGACCAGGCGGATCTCGCTGATGTTCTCAACCCATCACGTGGACCTTGTGCCTGACCTTGCACGGTACGTTTATGTCATGCATGCCGGAGAGGTGATTGGACAGGGGACGGTAGAAGAGATATTTGCTGACGTCTCCCTCCTCTCAAGAGCACGGCTTGATGTTCCCATCCTCACCAGGCTTGTCACCTCACTGCAGAGCAAAGGTGTCCCTATTAAGGCAGGGTACAGGTTCGAGGATGTCGAACAGGCACTCTTCTCGCTCATTACTGACAAACCGGGAACACGATGA
- a CDS encoding response regulator — MGDDNSGIKVMIVDDDTHVRIAVHTILDDAGFDVVSAESGAACLDLLRSGFSGVILLDIMMPEMDGWDTISRILEHDLFHNIIILMLTAKSVPDNKMIGLQEWVQDYVTKPFDSDDLVGRVRYYAGFLPGDEGQDSVS; from the coding sequence ATGGGAGATGACAATTCAGGAATAAAGGTGATGATTGTTGATGATGACACCCATGTCAGGATTGCAGTCCATACCATCCTGGATGATGCCGGTTTTGATGTTGTAAGTGCAGAGAGCGGAGCAGCATGTCTTGACCTGCTTCGGTCCGGGTTTTCAGGGGTCATCCTTCTTGATATCATGATGCCTGAGATGGATGGGTGGGACACCATCTCCAGGATCCTTGAACACGATCTCTTTCACAACATCATCATCCTCATGCTGACCGCAAAGAGTGTTCCTGATAATAAGATGATCGGGCTTCAGGAGTGGGTACAGGATTACGTGACCAAGCCCTTTGACTCTGATGACCTGGTGGGCAGGGTGCGGTATTACGCAGGATTTCTGCCTGGAGATGAGGGTCAGGACTCCGTTTCATGA
- a CDS encoding class I SAM-dependent methyltransferase → MKDRVSPESLPPASSSPVTSSSSFSPPNSLSSSPVLSPFSQQYAWDRRYSEKGRQWGNAPTEFSHTSSCGTILELGVGDGKNLRVRGNRDAFFIGLDFSPAALCICRSDPQLAGVHLLLGDACYIPLRSSSVDLVYAHHILGHLSSLLQPLLIEEVFRVLKPRGMLALTVFASGDMREGKGEEVEASTYIRGDGIITRYFTPEEISHLGRFIVHTINREEWPFPVRGKKYVRAVLTALLEKPE, encoded by the coding sequence ATGAAAGACCGGGTCTCTCCTGAATCCCTTCCTCCTGCCTCTTCCTCTCCGGTAACCTCATCCTCGTCATTTTCTCCACCGAATTCACTCTCCTCATCTCCTGTCCTCTCTCCCTTCTCACAACAGTATGCATGGGATCGACGGTACAGTGAGAAAGGCAGGCAATGGGGAAACGCCCCGACAGAGTTCTCCCATACCTCATCCTGTGGTACAATCCTCGAACTCGGTGTCGGTGATGGCAAGAACCTTCGTGTCCGCGGGAACAGAGATGCCTTCTTCATCGGACTTGACTTCTCACCTGCTGCTCTTTGTATCTGCAGAAGCGATCCACAGCTCGCCGGTGTTCATCTGCTGCTCGGAGATGCGTGCTATATTCCGCTTCGAAGTTCATCGGTTGACCTTGTGTATGCCCACCACATTCTCGGTCATCTCTCTTCCTTGCTTCAGCCCCTGCTGATTGAGGAAGTCTTCAGGGTTCTCAAACCCCGTGGGATGCTGGCACTCACCGTCTTTGCATCAGGTGATATGCGGGAAGGAAAGGGGGAGGAGGTTGAGGCATCGACTTATATCAGGGGTGACGGGATCATTACCAGGTACTTTACCCCGGAGGAGATCAGTCACCTTGGGCGATTCATCGTCCACACAATAAACCGGGAAGAATGGCCGTTTCCAGTCAGGGGAAAGAAGTATGTACGTGCCGTGCTCACGGCTCTTCTGGAAAAACCCGAATGA
- a CDS encoding tetratricopeptide repeat protein: protein MFRFSSLILFILLTVLAVSACSPVTAAGIRHDNIGAVQLYNLAVDEATAGNYTQADNLTAQALSIQPNFTLALVTRASVLMNLGNMTGAREALDKAMLLEPQDASVLATMASFKQQTGAGREALSYATKALEADPKLTEAWIIKGTAHGSLGEFEEELNASEQALALAPDNTLARSNKEYATKMLGQSKKSPVSPVIPIMALLAGVVLVVGRRR from the coding sequence ATGTTCAGATTCTCATCTCTTATCCTGTTCATTCTTCTCACAGTACTTGCCGTGAGTGCCTGCTCTCCGGTAACTGCTGCCGGGATTCGTCATGACAATATCGGAGCTGTCCAACTCTACAATTTGGCTGTTGATGAGGCAACGGCGGGAAACTACACCCAGGCAGATAACCTCACCGCACAGGCACTCTCGATTCAGCCGAATTTTACACTAGCACTTGTCACCCGTGCAAGTGTACTCATGAATCTCGGAAATATGACCGGTGCACGTGAAGCCCTTGATAAGGCAATGCTACTCGAACCACAGGATGCAAGTGTCCTGGCAACCATGGCTTCATTCAAACAGCAGACCGGAGCAGGACGCGAGGCCCTCTCGTATGCGACAAAAGCCCTTGAAGCAGATCCGAAGCTTACAGAGGCATGGATCATCAAGGGGACGGCCCATGGTTCTCTTGGAGAATTCGAAGAGGAACTGAACGCATCAGAGCAGGCACTTGCTCTGGCCCCTGATAATACGCTGGCACGTTCAAACAAAGAGTATGCAACCAAGATGCTGGGCCAATCAAAGAAGTCACCGGTAAGCCCGGTGATTCCGATCATGGCTCTCCTGGCAGGAGTTGTTCTGGTTGTAGGGCGGCGCAGGTAA
- a CDS encoding MFS transporter: MNRSNLFLFSLFFGIASLMALSNAIIPILPSLNGALQIQAFIYSAYFFGAMITTLPGGILSDRIGQFRVISAGMILTVISGTSLTFVSDPELILLIRLIEGIGAGLFVSASLSWINYQQGHARLSGIFMALLNLGLLLGLIGGGWITGILGDLTAGIRFFTILSVLPIITLLLCLGLGRADPTGSFTRPQQGTQSESQKGWGPLLSEVSAMIRRQAPLWFSVIVLLGITGFVQALYPDLSGLAATEVGTALAVMNLATIISSLAAPWFRIEPVLLIRVSAILMAILVLIFIQYPSSIFIMGFVAGLVMISQIRYLAIAEEKQGVAMGLYTTASYAGMTFIPAIGGYLAGVFSVSGAAALVALLAGICVLTIGSCRCRGYTGSDES; encoded by the coding sequence ATGAACCGATCAAATCTCTTTTTATTCAGCCTCTTTTTTGGCATTGCTTCTCTGATGGCACTGTCAAACGCGATCATTCCAATCCTGCCGAGTCTTAATGGAGCCCTGCAGATCCAGGCGTTCATCTATTCTGCCTACTTCTTTGGTGCGATGATCACCACCCTTCCCGGTGGTATTCTCAGCGACCGGATCGGCCAGTTCAGGGTCATCTCTGCAGGTATGATCCTGACTGTTATATCCGGAACATCCCTTACATTCGTCTCCGACCCGGAGTTGATCCTGCTCATCAGGCTCATTGAAGGGATCGGGGCCGGGTTGTTTGTCTCTGCATCCCTCTCCTGGATAAACTACCAGCAGGGACATGCCCGACTGTCAGGCATCTTCATGGCTCTGCTCAATCTTGGTCTCCTGCTCGGGCTGATCGGAGGGGGCTGGATCACCGGGATCCTTGGTGATCTCACCGCAGGAATCAGGTTCTTTACAATCTTATCTGTGCTGCCGATCATAACCCTGCTGCTCTGCCTCGGCCTTGGTAGGGCAGATCCGACAGGATCTTTTACCCGGCCGCAGCAGGGTACACAGTCCGAGTCACAGAAGGGATGGGGACCGCTCCTCAGTGAAGTCTCTGCGATGATCCGCAGGCAGGCACCGCTCTGGTTCTCGGTCATTGTATTGCTCGGAATAACCGGGTTTGTCCAGGCTCTTTATCCAGATCTGTCAGGACTTGCGGCAACAGAAGTTGGAACTGCCCTGGCGGTGATGAACCTGGCGACGATCATCTCGTCGCTTGCTGCTCCCTGGTTCAGAATCGAACCGGTACTGCTGATCAGGGTATCTGCAATCCTTATGGCTATTCTGGTGCTCATCTTCATCCAGTACCCGTCATCTATCTTTATCATGGGATTTGTTGCCGGACTTGTGATGATCTCGCAGATCAGGTACCTTGCGATAGCAGAGGAGAAGCAAGGGGTTGCGATGGGACTGTACACCACCGCGAGTTACGCAGGGATGACGTTCATTCCTGCCATCGGCGGGTATCTTGCCGGTGTCTTTTCGGTATCTGGTGCAGCTGCTTTGGTCGCCCTCCTTGCAGGTATTTGCGTACTCACCATCGGCTCCTGCAGGTGCAGGGGCTATACCGGTTCTGACGAGTCATAA
- a CDS encoding PAS domain-containing sensor histidine kinase, with the protein MSGYGTIEMTTPPLHEWLTALLPFLSDPFCILDTSLRVKYANSSFLSLFPDRLADVTDQPVDRAFRWDGPFKDVPKVLQRISVSSESPVKYPFFRSDSDGPGEKAFLTVTPVRTATAGQSSRVTGILLTVSGTAHQSALWDQQSHATPLLNIIHEVAASDQVSYPGRLVQQVLSRTGTLLQVPFISFLEFSPDDDQIPPREDPLWSRRYGFLIGEGWDDLPQKDLPGFRQIREALTVHPYLTYTLETVPSALQPIMIGREVSVLLVIPVLHGRDVYGCFLLWGTEEILTESEITALKSIGRIVGADMMKARVETDLAQSREKFRSVIEHIGDMYYRTDKAGILLEISPSMATALGYRSPDLLTGMSMENLLKNPYSWPIFLSEVLNGNGVKDYELILKGQNRVITGSISCRLVYSEEGDLQGIEGVIRDISRRRQYEQLVHESEWKLEQAGRIAKLGLWSFDTGLKTFRVSPEVFTILVLPSDMNIITLDDLVQIASGPDKALLVKHFGSEAASSVEFGFDIRIDLPAEKFKYIRIHGQPRIRGGVVTGSFGILQDITERKEVEQHLLKYANQLEQKTLELDAMRSQLLDMNRDLDQRVRIRTTQIEELLRQKDEFIMQIGHDLKTPLTPLVAILPFVRKKITDPELVELLDVSIEDVKTIRRMITKILELAQMNALYSLSDMQQINLHEVLDQIISDNAYLIHQKSLNVRNGIPESFSIMMSPMHLETLMGNLIGNAVKYSYIEGFIEITAEEKPESICIRITDTGIGIASDVLPRIFDEFYKADSSRHDLSSHGLGLAIAQRIVDIYGGIIKARSEGPGKGSTFLVNLKKVPQFKNST; encoded by the coding sequence ATGAGCGGATATGGAACGATAGAGATGACCACACCCCCTCTGCATGAATGGCTCACCGCTCTGCTCCCTTTTCTCTCTGATCCGTTCTGCATCCTTGATACCAGTCTGCGTGTGAAGTACGCAAACTCTTCGTTTCTCTCACTCTTCCCTGACCGGTTGGCAGATGTGACTGACCAGCCTGTTGATCGGGCGTTCAGGTGGGACGGTCCGTTCAAAGACGTTCCTAAAGTTCTTCAAAGGATATCAGTCTCGTCTGAATCACCTGTAAAATACCCTTTTTTCAGATCAGACTCTGATGGTCCCGGGGAGAAGGCCTTTCTCACGGTTACCCCGGTCAGGACCGCAACTGCAGGTCAGTCATCCCGGGTAACCGGTATCCTGCTGACTGTGTCAGGCACTGCACACCAGTCTGCTCTGTGGGATCAGCAGTCACATGCGACCCCGCTCCTGAATATTATCCACGAGGTTGCAGCATCAGATCAGGTTTCGTACCCTGGCAGGCTGGTCCAGCAGGTTTTGAGTAGGACAGGCACGCTCCTCCAGGTCCCATTCATCTCCTTTCTAGAGTTCAGCCCTGATGATGATCAGATTCCTCCCCGTGAAGATCCGCTCTGGTCGCGACGGTACGGGTTTCTCATTGGAGAAGGATGGGATGATCTCCCGCAAAAGGATCTTCCCGGATTCAGGCAGATCAGAGAGGCACTCACCGTTCATCCGTACCTGACCTATACCCTTGAGACTGTTCCAAGTGCCCTTCAACCTATTATGATCGGGAGAGAGGTTTCAGTGCTTCTCGTAATCCCAGTTCTACATGGAAGGGATGTGTATGGTTGTTTTCTCCTCTGGGGCACTGAGGAGATTCTGACCGAGTCAGAGATAACGGCCCTCAAGTCTATAGGCAGGATCGTCGGTGCCGACATGATGAAGGCAAGGGTTGAGACCGATCTTGCACAGAGCAGAGAGAAGTTCAGGAGCGTCATCGAGCATATCGGCGACATGTATTACCGCACTGACAAGGCCGGTATCCTCCTTGAGATCAGCCCCTCTATGGCGACGGCACTCGGCTACCGCTCACCTGATCTCCTCACCGGCATGAGCATGGAGAATCTGCTCAAGAATCCTTACTCCTGGCCGATATTCCTCTCTGAAGTCCTGAATGGAAACGGGGTCAAGGATTATGAACTGATCCTGAAAGGTCAGAACAGGGTGATAACCGGCTCGATCAGTTGTCGCCTGGTCTATTCTGAAGAAGGGGATCTCCAGGGGATAGAGGGTGTCATTCGTGATATCTCTAGGCGAAGGCAGTATGAACAGTTGGTCCACGAGTCTGAGTGGAAACTAGAGCAGGCAGGCAGGATTGCAAAACTCGGTCTCTGGTCCTTCGATACCGGACTCAAGACGTTCAGGGTATCCCCCGAGGTCTTCACAATCCTGGTTCTTCCATCTGATATGAATATCATCACACTTGATGACCTGGTTCAGATCGCATCAGGCCCTGATAAAGCTCTACTTGTGAAGCATTTTGGGAGTGAGGCTGCCAGCAGTGTCGAGTTCGGATTTGACATCAGGATCGACCTCCCTGCTGAGAAATTTAAGTACATCAGGATTCATGGTCAGCCCAGGATCAGGGGAGGTGTGGTAACCGGATCATTCGGCATTCTTCAGGATATTACTGAGCGGAAAGAGGTCGAACAGCACCTCCTCAAGTACGCAAACCAGCTCGAGCAGAAGACGCTTGAACTTGATGCGATGCGGAGCCAGCTCCTTGACATGAACAGGGATCTTGATCAGCGGGTTCGCATCCGCACAACCCAGATTGAAGAACTCCTTCGCCAGAAGGACGAGTTCATCATGCAGATCGGGCACGATCTCAAGACTCCGCTGACACCGCTGGTTGCCATCCTTCCCTTTGTAAGGAAGAAGATCACAGATCCCGAACTTGTGGAACTCTTGGATGTCTCGATCGAGGATGTGAAGACGATCAGGAGGATGATCACAAAGATCCTCGAACTCGCCCAGATGAATGCCCTGTACTCGCTCTCTGACATGCAGCAGATCAATCTTCACGAGGTACTGGATCAGATCATCTCTGACAATGCCTATTTGATCCACCAGAAGAGTCTGAACGTGAGAAATGGCATCCCGGAATCGTTTTCTATCATGATGTCGCCTATGCATCTTGAGACGCTGATGGGCAACCTCATCGGGAACGCTGTCAAGTACTCGTATATCGAAGGTTTCATCGAAATCACGGCAGAAGAGAAGCCTGAATCGATCTGTATCAGGATCACTGATACCGGAATAGGTATTGCATCAGATGTTCTACCCAGGATCTTTGACGAGTTCTACAAGGCAGACTCCTCCCGCCATGATCTGAGTTCACACGGGCTTGGTCTGGCCATCGCCCAGCGAATTGTTGATATTTATGGAGGTATCATCAAGGCCAGAAGCGAAGGGCCGGGAAAAGGTTCAACGTTTCTTGTGAACCTGAAAAAAGTTCCTCAGTTCAAGAACAGTACCTAG